In one Musa acuminata AAA Group cultivar baxijiao chromosome BXJ2-5, Cavendish_Baxijiao_AAA, whole genome shotgun sequence genomic region, the following are encoded:
- the LOC103986217 gene encoding uncharacterized protein LOC103986217, producing the protein MGALCCVPVGPHGPKSNTSGRDCSIDPSEPHWRTNSSYSPHLSRRWDCSSQSDELSNRVHEVPISGSSMSLHSNVRHIGSSDLNHHHSVSDGALSYSESPSDYLQARRWTPCVHRYDLGEFSTPAGGARPEASVFSRGSEGGFSAGNSIGSPFSPLESSRWASTSKQPAFFPRHLPSRRSFMSKPIYPLMFQNPVSEADASGMAEASTSGSRMPREDSGASPMWTERILSSELKFQRALTDLRKMEASPDLSMSSRREGFRWSNASSYDFRFDGDNVDIADTINVENHRCPSTSRYQKCELCKRSLYQKSPWSSNRIVRSTDMPVAGILPCHHVFHADCLEETTPKSQIHDPPCPVCLKAVGKEQSTSISEPLHVALRSACSSQGAGASTGAGTSGHSISHQIENDLRRSSSLATSQRRGSLSRNHSKKRFSFKGKIGMDLLGAKMFRTGH; encoded by the exons ATGGGTGCTCTTTGTTGTGTACCTGTTGGGCCACATGGACCGAAATCTAATACATCTGGAAGAGATTGTTCCATTGATCCAAGTGAACCTCACTGGCGGACCAATTCAAGCTACTCACCCCATTTGTCAAGGAGATGGGACTGCAGTTCTCAGTCGGATGAATTATCTAATAGAGTTCATGAAGTTCCTATTAGTGGATCTTCAATGTCTTTGCATAGTAATGTCAGACATATTGGGAGCAGTGACCTAAATCATCACCATTCTGTGTCTGATGGGGCACTATCTTATTCAGAGAGCCCATCTGACTATCTCCAGGCACGTCGATGGACACCATGTGTGCACAGATATGATCTTGGGGAGTTCTCTACACCTGCAGGAG GTGCAAGGCCTGAAGCTTCTGTCTTTTCCAGGGGCAGTGAG GGAGGTTTCTCTGCTGGGAACAGTATCGGTTCTCCATTTTCACCATTAGAATCTAGTAGATGGGCATCCACCAGCAAGCAGCCAGCCTTCTTTCCCCGACACCTTCCCAGCAGGCGTTCATTCATGTCAAAACCCATTTATCCACTCATGTTTCAGAATCCTGTTTCGGAGGCTGATGCTTCTGGGATGGCTGAAGCAAGTACCAGTGGTTCGAGAATGCCACGTGAAGATAGTGGGGCTTCGCCCATGTGGACTGAGAGAATTTTGAGTTCTGAGCTTAAGTTCCAGAGGGCCCTAACCGACCTTCGAAAGATGGAGGCTTCACCAGACCTCAGCATGAGTTCGAGGAGGGAAGGATTTAGATGGAGTAATGCAAGCAGCTATGATTTTAGGTTTGATGGAGACAATGTTGATATCGCAGACACCATCAACGTCGAGAACCACAGATGCCCTAGTACCTCAAGATACCAAAAATGTGAACTGTGCAAGAGGTCACTGTACCAGAAGTCTCCGTGGAGTTCTAACCGGATTGTTAGAAGCACCGATATGCCAGTTGCTGGCATACTACCATGCCACCATGTTTTCCATGCAGATTGTTTGGAGGAGACCACTCCAAAGAGTCAAATTCACGACCCTCCATGCCCAGTATGTCTGAAAGCTGTTGGAAAAGAACAATCTACATCCATCTCGGAACCGCTTCATGTGGCTTtgaggtctgcttgcagcagtcaGGGTGCAGGAGCGTCCACCGGTGCAGGTACTAGTGGCCACTCTATCTCACATCAGATCGAGAATGACTTGAGACGAAGCAGCTCTCTTGCGACCTCACAAAGGAGAGGTTCATTGTCGAGGAATCACAGCAAGAAGCGATTTTCCTTCAAAGGTAAGATAGGAATGGATCTCCTGGGGGCCAAAATGTTCAGGACTGGTCATTGA
- the LOC135613112 gene encoding ricin B-like lectin R40G3, with protein sequence MEFPFGHHRHHQQRRDEEDEREERRFPPPGQHHHGQPPPPSSYYGGAGAEEEYGRPAHPPVQHVSHGGGARYGETLPQPPAPGYHGGGAEEAYGRPAYPPVQHVTQGYGESRPHLPAGGYHGGGGGGDELHHRRPTPYSSGGRDGCEEEPSRPRQPTVRIFTRAEENYSLSIRDGKVILSRNDPSDPSQHWIKDMKYSTKVKDEEGFPSFSLINKATGEAVKHSIGATHPVRLVPYKPDYLDESVLWTESRDTGDGFRCIRMVNNIRLNFDALHGDKDHGGVRDGTFVVLWEWLKGDNQRWKIVPY encoded by the exons ATGGAGTTCCCATTcggccaccaccgccaccaccagcaACGCCGCGACGAGGAGGATGAGAGGGAGGAGCGTCGCTTCCCCCCGCCCGGCCAGCACCACCACGGCCAGccgcctcctccctcctcctactACGGCGGCGCCGGCGCTGAGGAGGAGTACGGCCGCCCTGCCCACCCTCCCGTTCAACACGTCTCGCACGGTGGCGGGGCCCGGTACGGAGAGACCCTCCCCCAACCTCCCGCTCCCGGTTACCACGGCGGCGGTGCCGAGGAGGCGTACGGCCGACCCGCCTACCCGCCCGTCCAGCACGTGACGCAGGGGTACGGCGAGTCCCGCCCCCACCTTCCCGCTGGCGGCTACCACGGTGGGGGTGGAGGCGGCGACGAGCTCCACCACCGCCGTCCCACGCCGTACTCCTCTGGCGGCCGCGACGGCTGCGAGGAGGAGCCATCGCGGCCTCGTCAGCCCACCGTGAGGATCTTCACCAGGGCAGAGGAGAACTACTCTCTTTCTATCAGGGACGGGAAGGTGATCCTCTCCCGCAACGATCCCAGCGACCCGTCCCAG CACTGGATCAAGGATATGAAGTATAGCACCAAGGTAAAGGATGAAGAGGGCTTCCCAAGTTTTTCTCTCATTAATAAGGCTACTGGAGAAGCCGTGAAGCACTCCATTGGAGCAACCCACCCT GTTCGGCTGGTTCCATACAAACCAGACtatcttgatgagtcagtgcTCTGGACCGAGAGCAGGGACACAGGTGATGGCTTCCGATGCATAAGAATGGTGAACAACATTCGGTTGAACTTTGATGCCTTACATGGGGACAAGGACCATGGAGGAGTCCGAGATGGAACCTTTGTCGTGCTCTGGGAGTGGCTGAAGGGTGATAACCAGAGGTGGAAGATTGTTCCTTACT GA
- the LOC135613114 gene encoding rhamnogalacturonan I rhamnosyltransferase 4-like produces the protein MVDDTRARKPSPPASRAFGGGAWRRAAMRTWVLRVGSSILIWTAVMQLTSVWQPRLPKSWPPACFDRRGGAVAGQGNDDANTNANANANANANLSVLGREDHAISGSLSSPPALLPRRVFKSNGYLKVSCNGGLNQMRAAICDMVTIARYLNLTLVIPELDKTSFWADPSDFGDIFNVNHFINSLRDEVKIVKSLPKKFSRKIHTEPFSMPPVSWSSEKYYLKQILPLIRKHKVIHFNRTDARLANNGLPLRLQRLRCRVNYEALRFTPEIEALGDKLISILRRSEFFVVLHLRYEMDMLSFSGCTHGCSDKETEELTRMRYAYPWWKEKEIVSEKKRLDGLCPLTPEETALVLQALGFKRDTLIYIASGGIYGGERRLAALRASYPKIVRKEMLLSADELRPFQNHSTQMAALDYLVSVASDVFVPTYDGNMAKVVEGHRRYTGFRRTIVLDRRELVELLDLLRDGKLSWDQFSIAVKEVHKNRMGQPTLRKVIPGRPKDEDYFYANPQECTGPPRSSNIESRKSDI, from the exons ATGGTGGACGACACGAGGGCGCGGAAGCCCTCGCCGCCGGCGAGCAGGGCGTTCGGCGGGGGAGCGTGGCGGAGGGCAGCGATGCGGACGTGGGTACTGCGGGTGGGGTCCAGCATCCTCATCTGGACGGCGGTCATGCAGCTCACTTCGGTGTGGCAGCCGCGTCTCCCAAAGTCGTGGCCGCCCGCCTGCTTCGACCGCCGCGGTGGTGCCGTCGCCGGACAGGGAAACGACGACGCCAACACCAACGCCAACGCCAACGCCAACGCCAACGCCAATCTCTCCGTCCTCGGCCGCGAGGACCACGCGATCTCTGGGTCCCTCTCCTCGCCGCCCGCTCTCCTCCCGCGGA GAGTTTTCAAAAGTAATGGTTATCTCAAAGTATCATGCAATGGGGGCCTAAATCAAATGCGAGCAGCG ATTTGTGACATGGTTACTATAGCACGTTATCTGAATCTAACACTAGTAATTCCTGAACTTGATAAAACATCTTTCTGGGCTGATCCTAG TGATTTTGGTGACATATTCAATGTGAATCACTTTATTAATTCTTTGAGAGATGAAGTTAAGATTGTAAAATCACTCCCTAAAAAGTTCAGCAGAAAAATCCACACTGAACCATTCTCGATGCCTCCAGTCAGCTGGTCTAGTGAGAAATACTACTTGAAGCAG ATTTTACCTCTTATAAGGAAGCACAAGGTAATTCATTTTAATAGAACCGATGCTCGTCTCGCAAATAACGGACTTCCTTTACGTCTCCAAAGGCTTCGTTGTCGTGTTAACTATGAGGCATTAAGATTTACACCGGAAATTGAGGCCCTAGGTGATAAGCTTATTTCAATTCTTCGGAGAAGTGAATTTTTTGTCGTTCTACACCTGCGATATGAGATGGATATGCTCTCTTTTTCTGGCTGCACACATGGATGTTCTGACAAAGAAACCGAAGAACTCACAAGGATGAG ATATGCATATCCATGGTGGAAAGAGAAGGAAATAGTATCAGAAAAGAAAAGATTGGATGGTTTGTGCCCTCTTACTCCTGAAGAAACAGCATTGGTACTACAAGCTCTAGGCTTCAAAAGGGACACTCTAATATACATTGCCTCTGGTGGAATCTATGGTGGTGAAAGGAGACTGGCTGCGTTGAGGGCTTCGTATCCCAAAATT GTTAGGAAGGAGATGCTTCTTAGCGCTGATGAACTGAGGCCTTTCCAGAACCATTCAACTCAGATGGCAGCATTGGACTATCTAGTCTCTGTTGCAAGTGATGTTTTTGTCCCCACTTATGATGGGAATATGGCTAAAGTTGTGGAAGGACATCGCAG GTATACAGGCTTTCGTAGGACAATTGTGTTGGATCGACGAGAACTCGTAGAGCTTTTGGATCTTCTCCGGGATGGAAAACTATCGTGGGACCAGTTCTCGATCGCAGTTAAGGAAGTGCACAAAAACAGAATGGGTCAACCTACACTAAGGAAGGTTATTCCCGGGCGCCCCAAAGACGAGGACTACTTCTATGCTAATCCTCAAGAATGCACGGGTCCTCCAAGGAGTtcaaacattgaatcaagaaaatccgatATCTAA